A genomic window from Vigna radiata var. radiata cultivar VC1973A chromosome 2, Vradiata_ver6, whole genome shotgun sequence includes:
- the LOC106755901 gene encoding protein CUP-SHAPED COTYLEDON 2-like encodes MDSGYYNQQHLPHLDNTNEPHLPPGFRFHPTDEELITYYLLKKVLDSSFTGRAIVEVDLNKCEPWELPEKAKMGEKEWYFYSLRDRKYPTGLRTNRATEAGYWKATGKDREIYSSKTCSLVGMKKTLVFYRGRAPKGEKSNWVMHEYRLEGKFAYHYLSRSSKDEWVISRVFQKNNTGGASTVSAAAATGSSKKTRMSTSNTSSNMSLCPEPGSPCSIYLPPLLESSPYATSGSAAATFNDRENYSFESAAATANQREHVSCFSTMSTDAAAFNHLAPPPEPPLDPFSRFHRNNIGVSAFPCLRSLHDNLNLPFFFPPVVQGGSDVPNFTAIANLPAPEDQRVADGSSGMPIVPSELDCMWGY; translated from the exons ATGGATAGTGGCTACTACAATCAGCAACATCTCCCTCACCTCGACAACACTAATGAACCACATTTACCTCCTGGCTTCAGGTTCCATCCGACAGACGAGGAACTCATCACATACTACCTCCTCAAGAAGGTTCTAGACAGTTCCTTCACTGGGCGAGCCATAGTTGAAGTCGACCTCAACAAGTGCGAACCATGGGAGCTTCCTG AGAAAGCAAAGATGGGTGAGAAGGAATGGTACTTTTATAGCCTTCGTGACCGGAAGTACCCAACTGGTTTACGCACCAACAGGGCCACGGAGGCTGGTTATTGGAAAGCCACCGGAAAAGACAGAGAGATCTATAGCTCCAAAACCTGTTCCCTCGTTGGAATGAAGAAAACCCTGGTTTTCTATAGAGGAAGAGCTCCAAAGGGTGAAAAGAGCAACTGGGTCATGCATGAGTATCGTTTAGAAGGCAAATTCGCTTACCACTACCTCTCAAGAAGCTCAAAG GATGAGTGGGTGATATCGCGTGTGTTTCAGAAGAACAACACCGGCGGTGCCTCCACTGTATCAGCCGCCGCAGCCACCGGCAGTTCGAAGAAAACAAGAATGAGCACATCGAACACAAGCAGCAACATGAGCCTCTGCCCCGAACCGGGTTCACCCTGTTCCATTTACCTCCCACCGCTTCTAGAATCTTCTCCTTACGCCACCAGCGGCAGCGCCGCCGCAACGTTCAACGACCGCGAAAACTACTCCTTCGAAAGTGCCGCCGCCACCGCCAACCAAAGGGAGCACGTGTCCTGTTTCTCCACCATGTCCACCGACGCTGCCGCCTTCAACCACCTCGCTCCGCCGCCGGAACCGCCACTCGATCCTTTCTCCCGCTTTCACAGGAACAACATTGGAGTATCCGCCTTCCCATGTCTGAGGTCCTTGCACGACAACCTTAACCTCCCCTTCTTTTTCCCTCCCGTGGTCCAAGGCGGTTCTGACGTACCAAATTTTACCGCCATAGCAAACTTGCCGGCGCCGGAGGATCAGAGGGTGGCTGACGGCAGTTCTGGCATGCCGATTGTACCGTCCGAATTGGACTGCATGTGGGGCTATTGA